A genomic window from Candidatus Denitrolinea symbiosum includes:
- a CDS encoding cytochrome B6 codes for MWKKFFDWLNDRLGLNELQESLLERPEPKGNWWNTLGSASLFLFLLQGATGIFLTVYYTPSPDHAYDSIQYIMNGVAFGWLIRGIHHWGATLMVLIVFIHMLRVFVTASFKYPRELTWIIGVGLLIATLGMGFTGYLLPWNQRAYWATTVGTQIAGTAPLIGDFILKALRGGPDLSALTLQRFFSAHIWMIPLVLAGLIGAHLYLIIRHGESHWPTKED; via the coding sequence ATGTGGAAAAAGTTTTTCGACTGGCTGAACGACCGCCTCGGCCTGAACGAACTGCAAGAATCCCTGCTCGAACGCCCCGAACCGAAAGGCAACTGGTGGAACACGCTCGGCTCGGCCAGCCTGTTCCTCTTCCTCTTGCAGGGCGCGACCGGCATCTTCCTGACCGTCTACTACACCCCCTCTCCCGACCACGCCTACGACTCGATCCAATACATCATGAACGGAGTCGCGTTCGGATGGCTGATCCGCGGCATTCACCACTGGGGCGCCACCCTGATGGTGTTGATCGTCTTCATCCACATGCTGCGCGTCTTCGTCACCGCCTCGTTCAAATATCCCCGCGAGCTAACCTGGATCATCGGCGTCGGCCTGCTCATCGCGACGCTCGGCATGGGCTTCACCGGCTACCTGCTCCCGTGGAACCAGCGCGCATACTGGGCCACCACAGTCGGCACGCAGATCGCGGGGACGGCCCCGCTCATCGGCGATTTCATCCTCAAAGCCCTGCGCGGCGGCCCGGACCTCTCGGCCCTCACCTTGCAGCGCTTCTTTTCCGCGCACATCTGGATGATTCCCCTCGTCCTGGCCGGGCTCATCGGCGCGCATCTCTATCTCATCATCCGCCACGGCGAATCGCACTGGCCGACGAAGGAAGATTAA
- a CDS encoding cytochrome b6-f complex iron-sulfur subunit, giving the protein MSESLSRRDFMKATVFFVGGAVGAAVGIPTVGYLIAPALKGGAKEAWIPIGKMADMSEIGKPYPFSFTLVQVNGWERTSTSHGGFVIRKSAAPDDLVILDSRCPHLGCTVNWKDAEKAFVCPCHDASFDTEGAVLAGPPPRPMDRFADFRVTEDGVLEIFYKEG; this is encoded by the coding sequence ATGTCTGAGTCGTTAAGCCGCAGGGACTTTATGAAGGCGACTGTGTTCTTCGTGGGAGGAGCCGTCGGCGCGGCAGTCGGCATTCCCACAGTCGGCTATTTGATCGCCCCGGCCCTCAAAGGCGGGGCAAAAGAGGCGTGGATTCCCATCGGGAAGATGGCGGACATGTCCGAGATCGGCAAGCCCTACCCGTTTTCGTTCACCCTCGTCCAGGTCAACGGATGGGAGCGCACCTCCACCAGCCACGGCGGATTCGTCATCCGTAAGTCGGCCGCGCCCGACGACCTCGTCATCCTGGACAGCCGCTGCCCGCATCTCGGCTGCACCGTCAACTGGAAGGACGCGGAAAAAGCCTTCGTCTGCCCCTGCCACGACGCCAGTTTCGACACGGAGGGCGCGGTGCTGGCCGGCCCCCCGCCTCGTCCCATGGACCGTTTCGCGGACTTCCGCGTCACCGAAGACGGCGTCCTCGAGATCTTCTATAAGGAGGGCTAG
- a CDS encoding succinate:quinone oxidoreductase (SQR) Type A subfamily: protein MGLTRNVGLSAALRYKGQGPMWTFILHRVGGLGMAIFITTHLLASFLGGSAGQFVNDIYENWAFQVFIFFCVLFHAINGLRITILDLFPKLIPHLREAIWVEMAVFIPTYAVAALIIIRNGLGG, encoded by the coding sequence ATGGGCCTGACAAGGAACGTCGGCCTGTCCGCGGCGTTACGCTACAAAGGACAGGGACCGATGTGGACGTTCATCCTGCACCGCGTGGGCGGGCTGGGCATGGCTATTTTCATCACGACGCATCTTCTGGCGTCGTTTTTGGGAGGCAGCGCGGGCCAGTTCGTGAACGACATCTATGAAAACTGGGCCTTTCAGGTTTTCATATTCTTCTGCGTGCTATTCCATGCCATCAACGGACTGCGCATTACCATCCTCGACCTCTTCCCGAAATTGATCCCGCACCTGCGCGAGGCGATCTGGGTGGAGATGGCGGTCTTTATTCCCACATACGCCGTCGCGGCGCTGATCATCATCCGTAACGGGCTGGGAGGTTAG